One genomic window of Vidua macroura isolate BioBank_ID:100142 chromosome 16, ASM2450914v1, whole genome shotgun sequence includes the following:
- the LOC128815274 gene encoding putative short-chain dehydrogenase/reductase family 42E member 2: MPEGSTEELHSSPPCESRVTEPAGLLAASSSRTMVTGGGGYLGYNLGCALVSSGIAVVLFDVRKPKWEIPNGADFFKGDVRDYEAVFKACEGVDCVFHVAACGMSGLEQLQKKDQIESINVGGTKIIIDVCKQRNIPRLIYTSTVNVVFGGNPIEEGDEETVPYFPLEKQFNHYSRTKAIADQMVLAANGTLLKGGDKLHTCVLRPPGIYGPEEQRHLPRVAINIQRRLFNFKFGNHKVQMNWVHIGNLVQAHLLAAEALTPEKGYVASGQAYYIHDGENVIFSEWIVPLFEKLGYRKPWIHIPVLLVHIAATVMEYLHLILKPVFSFTPFLTRNEVWNVTVTHTFRIDKARNQLGYKPKKFSFADSVDHYLKTRPTCQEDHTFLKMVFVFGILLSLIILSFF; encoded by the exons ATGCCAGAAGGATCCACAGAAGAGCTCCACAGCAGCCCACCCTGCGAGAGCCGAGTGACGGagcctgctgggctgctggctgccagcagcagcaggacaatgGTGACAGGAGGTGGAGGCTACCTGGGATACAATCTGGGATGTGCCCTTGTTAGCTCGGGAATTGCTGTTGTGCTGTTTGATGTTCGGAAACCTAAATGGGAAATTCCAAACGGAGCGGATTTTTTCAAG GGTGATGTGAGGGATTACGAAGCAGTGTTCAAAGCATGTGAAGGGGTTGACTGTGTTTTCCATGTAGCTGCATGTGGAATGTCGGGATTGGAACAA CTTCAAAAGAAAGATCAGATTGAATCCATAAATGTTGGAggcacaaaaataataattgatg TCTGCAAACAAAGAAATATCCCTAGACTGATATATACCAGTACAGTGAATGTGGTGTTTGGAGGGAATCCTATTGAAGAAGGAGATGAAGAAACTGTACCGtattttccactggaaaag CAATTTAATCATTATTCCAGAACCAAGGCAATTGCAGACCAAATGGTTCTTGCTGCTAATGGAACTTTACTCAAAG GAGGGGACAAGCTCCACACGTGTGTGCTTCGCCCGCCGGGCATCTACGGACCAGAAGAGCAGCGGCACCTGCCTCGAGTAGCC ATAAATATCCAGCGGAGACTTTTTAACTTCAAGTTTGGGAATCACAAAGTTCAGATGAACTGGGTTCACATAGGAAATCTAGTGCAAGCTCATTTACTGGCTGCTGAGGCTCTCACCCCTGAGAAGGGCTATGTAGCT AGTGGCCAGGCTTACTACATCCACGATGGTGAAAATGTCATCTTCTCTGAGTGGATTGTGCCTTTG TTTGAAAAATTAGGCTACCGGAAACCTTGGATACATATTCCTGTTCTCCTGGTTCATAtagcag CCACTGTGATGGAATATCTGCACCTGATACTAAAGCCAGTTTTTAGCTTTACACCTTTCTTGACAAGGAAtgag GTGTGGAATGTCACAGTAACTCACACTTTCCGAATAGACAAGGCACGAAATCAACTTGGTTACAAACCAAAGAAATTCTCATTCGCTGATTCTGTGGATCATTACCTAAAAACAAGACCTACCTGCCAAGAAGATCACACGTTCCTTAAAATGGTGTTTGTTTTTGGCATTTTGTTAAGCTTgatcattctttctttcttctaa